A segment of the Oncorhynchus tshawytscha isolate Ot180627B linkage group LG06, Otsh_v2.0, whole genome shotgun sequence genome:
tattaatggcacctgtttgaacttgttatcagtataaaagacacgtgtccacaacctcaaacagtcacactccaaactccactatggccaagaccaaagagctgtcaaagggcacgagaaacaaaattatagacctgcaccaggctgggaagaccgaatctgcaataggtaaacagcttggtttgaagaaatcaactgtgggagcaattattaggaaatggaagacatacaagaccactgataatttccctcggtctggggctccacgcaagatctcacaccgtggggtcaaaatgatcacaagaacggtgagcaaaaatcccagaaccacacagggggacctagtgaatgacctgcagagagctgggaccaaaagaacaaagcctaccatcagcaagggccttgaagatgaaacgtgacaatgatcccaaacacaccgcccgggcaacgaaggagtggcttcgtaagaagcatttcaaggtcctggagtggcctagccagtctccagatccatagaaaatatttggagggagttgaaagtcctggttgcccagcaacagccccaaaacatcactgctctagaggagatctgcatggaggaatgggccaaaataccagcaactgtGTGTgaaaagacttacagaaaatgtttgacctctgtcattgccaacaaagggtatataacaaagtattgagattaacttttgttattgaccaaatacttattttccaccataatttgcaaataaattcataaaaaatcctacaatgtgattttctggaatttttttctcattttgtctgtcatagttgaaatgtacctatgatgaaaattacagggctctctcatctttttaagtgggagaacttgcacaattggtggctgactaaatacttttttgccccactgtatatattttttatgagcatggccttatttctatatcagcatattggatgactgtcaatcgctaggtttaggctactacatgaattgtagactgttctctctgctaccgcacggcaaacggtaccggagtgccaagtctaggtccaaaagactccttaacagattctacccccaagtcataagactgctgaacaattaatcatatGGCTatccggactatttacatttttcaacagaatcggcataGTGAATACACCgctgatcacacacaaacacagttcactttcatagcagccacataaaaacaTGATCACTGCTCGTTGAATATATAATTTGCAACTATCTATgcactctcctctcaccttttcccttcaattgtggacttcaatgcacaacacatcagctgtctgtgaccagttgaaaaaacctttccaaaccTTAATACTTGGTATTTTAATATCATGACCGCTAacagccacacacagcctacatgattgtcatgtcatagtcaacatactAGCACTAACACGTTAGTAaccccgctacaatcatgcagtacggTGTAGTCAGAAAGCAGTATATCAGTTACAGCGGCtggccccagtggcaataaattaataaaaccaaaagcttccTTTGACTTAGAGTTCCACTGTTGGCTATCCACTAGCTAagtgaaagtttaaaaaatacaaccaAGCTCTCTCGCTATTGAAATTTTCACAACTGCTCAAATACAGTCTTTCTCTGAGTGAAATAATCACaatttatgcactgcagtgctagctagcttatgctttcagtactatattcattatctgatcctttgaataggacatgtcagttcatgctgcaagagcttaTGCTGCAACGTCCTcctgaagttgtcataattagtATGTAAGTCTACGGAAGGggttgagaaccatgagcctgcTAGGTTtcgtattgaagtcaatgtaaccagaggacagaagctagctgtcctctagctacaccatggtgctaccctacagagtgctgctgaggctaatGTAGACGTTTATTTCAAGTGTTATTTGGTGACAATTATATTTGGTATAGTATTCTCTAAAAAGGTTAACTTTAGTTTCTcatttatgaaattcactgatgGTCCTCTCCGTCCTCTGAGGAGCCTTCATTTGCCCACGGCCTTGGGGGGGTATTGACCCGATTAGACTTAACTTACTTTGGCCTCGGAGAGTAAGATCACCAAATCTGGGTCGGCACAATGTTATGAGACTAAAAAAGGAACACACGATCCAATGTTTAATCTTGTCAAATCTGTCAAGACCATCTGCATCTCATTAAACTGGATAACAAGTCACACATTCAACACCTTACTGAGAAGGAAAAACAAGTTGATCATTTTTAGAGCCGTTCTCACCATATACTACCCTCTCAAGGTGAGATACACAGGTGTCAAATGCATTTTTGTGCACTTTGTCATAATACTTAGAACATACTTTTGAGAACCCTGAGTAATCCTATTGCCTTGCTGGCAAAGAGCAACCTTTCCATGCCCACTCAAAGTGCTGTATGGTAATTCCTGATTGACCGTTAACTAGAACTTCAGTAAGTCACCATGCAGGGTGACCAGTACAGAGGATCAAGAAGCACAGGTGAGTTACACAATAGCTTTATTTCATCGTCAAACTTAGCATCTCTGCAAATTAACAAGTTCAACATTTAACAAATGAGCTCTGTTCCATTTACAGCCTTAGTGCCAACATGCATACCTGCGATTCAAGCATCTCATGAAGACTTGTGCCAAAGACACGAGGCAGCGTGTCTGCCTAGTACCAAGCCATTATGATCAGATAATGCTGCCAGTTAGCAAAAGACCTGGACAGTAAATTGATAAACTAATAGAGATGATCCATCAAGTCAATTTATTTTTAAAGGACTACAAATTTGATCAGAGCTCAGCTGAAAGTTAAGAGGCATTGTGCTCATGGAATTTACCTGATCACTTTAGTAAATATCAAGGCCTATGCAAAATTAATGTTTATCAAAACAAACAGCTTTCCTTCATACAAAAGATACTATTACACAACGGCAACAATCCATTACGGTTGAGAAAAGACAATTTTCAAATCTGGGTAAATTGTAAATTTTATtggaaaacaaaaatatacaacTTGGAATGGATTATTTGAAGCATGGCCAAAGGCCATAAAAAAGTAGTGAGTAAAACATTAAAAAGCATAGTAAGATTAAAACAAAGTAATTTTCTGGTAAAGAACAGCAGATACAAAAAGAGTTTAAGTGTACCTACAAGATACACCTGTGTAGTTTAAAATTCTTTGCAGTAGTGCAATGCTGAGAGATTTCCATATACACTTTGTCCGTAGTCCATGCAGTGTTACTCCTCTAGGCCATTTCCATGGCAACATAGCTGCCCCAAGTGACAGGTCACCAATGTTGCCACGCGTCCAGAACGGAGCCGACGTGACGATTCTAAGCGCTCGCCAACCCCTGGGGCTGCGACAGGCACCCATTTGTACAACCACACCGTCACTCCAAAACACGAGGACAGCAAAAGAAAGGGACATGGGGACTCGGAGCCTATGCAGTTTACATGCAGTTCCTTTGGACAGCAGGGAGGGGGGATATTAAGATTTTACAGATAAATTCCACAGAAAAAAAAGGCAAGTTATTTATACAACATCTGTACAAGGCCTTCACTTCGCCGTCATCATTTGTACGAACTCTGCaagggagagaaataaagagcCAATGTTACTCTTTCTATGTCCAAAAGTGGGTTCTTCCACCTGTTTAATTCATAGTTTGTACCAACCTTCATAATTGACCTGGCCATCTCCATCAATGTCTGCTTCTCGGATCATCTCGTCAACTTCCTCATCGGTCAGCTTCTCCCCAAGGTTTGTCATCACATGGCGCAGCTCAGCAGCACTTATGTAACCGTTCCCATCCTAGAGCAGAGCACACGTTGGTTGAAGAGCACTAACCCAAACGTTGTCAGGACGAAGGCAGATGGGAGAGTTACCTTGTCAAAGACACGGAACGCTTCTCTGATCTCCTCCTCGCTGTCTGTGTCCTTCATCTTTCTCGCCATCATGGTCAGGAACTCTGGGAAGTCTATCGTTCCATTACCTGGAGAGGGAACAAATGGGCTTAAAGAATATCTTGTGTGTAGTGCCATAAGAGGTGTTGCGTCAGAGCTGGCTCCTCACCATCAGCGTCCACCTCGTTGATCATGTCCTGCAGCTCAGCCTCTGTGGGGTTCTGGCCCAGAGAGCGCATCACGGTTCCCAGCTCTTTGGTGGTGATGGTGCCGTCGCCATCCTTATCAAAGAGCGAGAAAGCCTCTTTGAActctgcagagagagaaacaaacagtgAGGTCCCCTGTTGGCAGTTCAAGAGGAAGACGTGACACAGGAAACAAAGATCATTTGAGGGGGgggaagagaaaaaaaaaggcACTATTAAAAACtcaacattaacagggagaatgTTCTGAATAAATATCAACTCCTTGAAAACTCTGCATCAATACACCCCACCCTGAACCCTGTCAGCTCAACACCCAAAACGTAATACATCACTCATGTTCcagatgacaaaccagctagcTGCATTACCATAAGCGTTTGGGTGTTCCAACACAGACTGCGCCGTTTGTTTACACACAAAGGACCGACGGCATGAACAAACAGCAAAGGCAGGATTGGAAGCAGAATGAATGACAAGCTGTTTGCCAGGAGCTTTGTTGAGCAGTTGCAGCATGTCAGAGTTGTGAAAACCAAGACGTGGCCTGCAGTTGAAAGTACTTTGTGATAGAGGATATTTCTTTGTTGCAGGGGTACTGGGTAATAAATACTTTCTGCCACTGTCAAGAAATCCTTATGGGTCTACAAACAGAAACACCCTAATTGCCTCCACTATACCAAACAGAAAAATAAGCCTAAAAGTTAGTGAAGCCCTTTGAAATACACTGTAAAAGACAGTATGTCAGGGGACACTTTCCTACAGATTACAATTTTCAAATGATGCTCTAGATAGGCAGCATGTCCTCGGCAAACACCATGAACCAGGATTTAGACTTTGAAAGCTTACACCAATAGGGATGTTAGTGGTTAACCACTGAAAAATACATTTGACCAGCCATGCTTATCAGCCTATAGGTTATTTTTCATAATTGTGGCATTAAATTGGCACGTGTGTATTTGTTAGTGGTCATGCATTTTATTTACCACACGCAAACAGAGCCTAGTTTGAAGAGGAATAGCCTATGATTTGTCCAACAGCTCGAGTAGCTCCTCAAAATGCCTACTGGGGTGAAATCTGCTTTTGTAAGCCCAGTCATTGCACAACAAATAATTTAAAATGCTATCACGTGTTAACTTGTGGCCACGATTATAGGACCCATTTTTACT
Coding sequences within it:
- the calm2a gene encoding calmodulin 2a (phosphorylase kinase, delta), producing the protein MADQLTEEQIAEFKEAFSLFDKDGDGTITTKELGTVMRSLGQNPTEAELQDMINEVDADGNGTIDFPEFLTMMARKMKDTDSEEEIREAFRVFDKDGNGYISAAELRHVMTNLGEKLTDEEVDEMIREADIDGDGQVNYEEFVQMMTAK